One window of the Mycobacterium xenopi genome contains the following:
- the dosR gene encoding hypoxia response regulator transcription factor DosR/DevR produces MIKVFLVDDHEVVRRGLIDLLRTDPELDVVGEAGSVAEAMARMPAARPDVAVLDVRLPDGNGIELCRDLLSCMPDLRCLMLTSFTSDEAMLDAILAGASGYVVKDIKGMDLTRAVKEVGAGRSLLDNRAAAVLMAKLRGEGEKPDPLSGLTSQERTLLGLLAEGLTNKQIADRMFLAEKTVKNYVSRLLTKLGMKRRTQAAVFAAKMERSPRSGD; encoded by the coding sequence TTGATCAAGGTATTTCTCGTCGACGACCACGAAGTGGTGCGTCGCGGACTGATTGACCTACTGCGAACCGATCCCGAGTTGGATGTGGTCGGCGAGGCGGGCTCGGTCGCCGAAGCGATGGCCCGCATGCCGGCCGCACGCCCGGATGTTGCGGTGCTCGACGTACGACTGCCCGACGGCAACGGTATCGAGTTGTGCCGCGACCTGTTGTCTTGCATGCCGGATTTGCGTTGTCTGATGCTTACGTCGTTCACGTCCGACGAGGCCATGCTCGACGCCATCCTCGCCGGCGCAAGTGGATACGTCGTAAAAGACATCAAGGGAATGGACTTGACGCGCGCTGTCAAGGAAGTGGGCGCCGGGCGCTCGCTGCTCGACAATCGGGCCGCGGCGGTCCTGATGGCCAAACTACGCGGAGAAGGCGAAAAACCCGATCCGCTCTCGGGCCTTACCAGCCAGGAGCGCACGCTGCTGGGCTTACTCGCGGAGGGCCTGACCAACAAGCAAATCGCCGATCGGATGTTTCTGGCCGAAAAGACGGTGAAGAACTACGTTTCCCGGCTCCTGACCAAATTGGGGATGAAACGCCGAACTCAGGCCGCGGTATTCGCCGCCAAAATGGAGCGGTCGCCCCGATCCGGTGACTGA
- the otsB gene encoding trehalose-phosphatase, translated as MRMAHWPAVLSGRDLDDVSSCVGVDGVWYAGSHGFELIGLDGAHQQNEEALGAVATSFERVAAERRERFRAIGRVTLEHKRFAVAVHYRNATEERVDTVVASVHGVGKRDEPSPEAWCKKPLIRATLRDAV; from the coding sequence ATGCGGATGGCCCACTGGCCGGCGGTGCTGAGCGGCCGGGATCTCGACGACGTCTCCAGTTGTGTTGGCGTCGATGGCGTTTGGTATGCGGGCAGCCACGGTTTCGAGCTCATCGGCCTCGACGGTGCGCATCAACAGAACGAAGAAGCCTTGGGAGCGGTCGCTACTTCCTTCGAACGTGTCGCAGCAGAACGGCGCGAACGGTTTCGTGCGATCGGCCGAGTAACGCTGGAGCACAAGCGCTTTGCGGTGGCTGTGCATTACCGCAATGCGACCGAAGAGCGCGTCGACACCGTTGTCGCGTCGGTGCACGGTGTCGGCAAGCGCGATGAGCCAAGCCCAGAGGCGTGGTGTAAGAAGCCGCTCATTCGCGCGACTCTTCGGGATGCAGTTTAA
- the dapD gene encoding 2,3,4,5-tetrahydropyridine-2,6-dicarboxylate N-succinyltransferase, whose product MEPVTGASGIGLATLAGDGSVLDTWFPAPELSDSGETGTTRLSPAEVPADLAALAGRDEDRGVETVAVRTAIGSLDDKPVDAHDAYLRLHLLSHRLVAPHGLNADGFFAILTNVVWTNHGPCAIEGFESVRARLRRRGPVTVYGVDKFPRMLDYVVPSGVRIADADRVRLGAHLAAGTTVMHEGFVNYNAGTLGTSMVEGRISAGVVVGDGSDIGGGASIMGTLSGGGTEVISIGKRCLLGANSGLGISLGDDCVIEAGLYVTAGTKVAMPDGSTVKARELSGANNMLFRRNSVTGAVEVVPRDGQVITLNRDLHAN is encoded by the coding sequence GTGGAGCCCGTGACTGGAGCTTCGGGTATCGGGCTGGCGACGCTTGCCGGCGACGGATCAGTCCTCGACACCTGGTTTCCCGCACCGGAACTCAGCGACTCCGGCGAGACCGGCACCACCCGGCTGTCGCCGGCCGAGGTTCCCGCCGACCTGGCGGCACTGGCCGGCCGCGACGAGGACCGGGGCGTCGAAACGGTCGCGGTGCGCACGGCGATCGGCTCACTGGACGACAAACCCGTCGACGCCCACGACGCCTACCTGCGGCTGCATCTGTTGTCGCACCGGCTCGTCGCGCCGCACGGCCTCAACGCCGACGGTTTCTTCGCGATCTTGACCAACGTGGTGTGGACCAACCACGGACCGTGTGCGATCGAAGGTTTCGAGTCGGTCCGCGCCCGGCTGCGCCGGCGCGGCCCGGTCACCGTGTACGGCGTCGACAAATTCCCAAGGATGCTCGACTACGTGGTGCCGAGCGGCGTGCGCATCGCCGACGCCGATCGGGTTCGCCTGGGTGCCCACCTGGCTGCGGGCACCACCGTCATGCACGAAGGTTTCGTCAACTACAACGCCGGCACACTGGGCACGTCGATGGTGGAGGGCCGCATCTCGGCCGGCGTCGTGGTCGGTGACGGCTCGGACATCGGCGGCGGCGCATCGATCATGGGCACGCTGTCCGGCGGCGGCACCGAGGTCATCTCGATCGGCAAACGCTGCCTGCTGGGCGCGAACTCCGGGTTGGGCATCTCGCTCGGCGACGACTGCGTGATCGAAGCGGGCCTATACGTCACCGCCGGCACCAAAGTCGCCATGCCCGACGGCAGCACAGTCAAGGCCCGCGAACTCTCCGGAGCAAACAACATGCTGTTTCGCCGCAACTCGGTCACAGGCGCGGTCGAGGTGGTGCCGCGCGACGGACAGGTCATTACACTCAACCGCGACCTGCACGCCAACTGA
- the dapE gene encoding succinyl-diaminopimelate desuccinylase, whose product MLDLHGDPVELTAALVDIPSESRAERRIADEVEAALRAQTTGFEIVRNGNAVLARTHLGRPTRVLLAGHLDTVPVADNLPSRRDGDLLHGCGSADMKSGDAVFLHVAATVTAPSHDLTLVFYDCEEIESTANGLGRIERELPDWLQADVAILGEPTAGYIEAGCQGTLRAVVHATGARAHSARSWLGDNAIHKLGAALERLAGYQARSVEIDGCTYREGLSAVRIDGGIAGNVIPDAASVTVNYRFAPDRSPAEALRHVAEVFDGLDVRIEQTDVAAGALPGLSKPAAKALVEAAAGQVRAKYGWTDVARFAARGIPAVNYGPGDPNLAHRRDERVSVGQITAAADMLRRYLTS is encoded by the coding sequence GTGCTGGACCTACATGGCGACCCCGTCGAGCTGACCGCGGCGCTGGTCGACATTCCCAGCGAGTCGCGGGCGGAGCGCCGCATCGCTGACGAGGTCGAGGCCGCGCTGCGGGCGCAGACCACAGGGTTCGAGATCGTCCGCAACGGCAACGCCGTACTGGCACGCACGCATCTCGGTCGTCCGACGCGGGTGCTGCTCGCGGGCCATCTCGACACCGTCCCGGTGGCCGACAACCTGCCCAGCCGGCGGGACGGCGACCTGCTGCACGGCTGCGGCAGCGCGGACATGAAATCCGGTGACGCGGTGTTCCTGCATGTGGCCGCCACGGTCACCGCACCTTCACACGACCTGACCCTGGTGTTCTACGACTGCGAGGAAATCGAGTCCACAGCAAACGGTTTGGGCCGCATCGAGCGCGAATTGCCGGACTGGCTGCAAGCCGACGTGGCCATTCTTGGCGAACCCACCGCCGGCTACATCGAGGCGGGCTGCCAAGGCACGCTGCGCGCCGTCGTCCACGCGACCGGAGCCCGGGCCCATTCGGCGCGATCATGGCTGGGCGACAATGCAATTCACAAACTCGGCGCCGCGCTCGAGCGGCTTGCAGGCTATCAGGCGCGCAGTGTCGAGATCGATGGCTGCACCTACCGCGAGGGGTTGTCGGCAGTGCGCATCGACGGCGGCATCGCCGGCAACGTCATTCCCGACGCCGCGTCGGTGACGGTCAACTACCGGTTCGCGCCGGATCGCTCACCGGCCGAGGCGCTACGCCATGTCGCCGAGGTGTTCGACGGGCTCGACGTGCGCATCGAGCAGACCGACGTCGCGGCGGGCGCGCTGCCCGGGTTGTCCAAGCCCGCGGCCAAGGCCCTGGTCGAGGCGGCGGCCGGGCAGGTCCGGGCGAAATACGGCTGGACCGACGTAGCGCGGTTCGCTGCCCGCGGCATTCCCGCGGTGAACTACGGTCCGGGCGACCCCAACCTGGCTCACCGACGCGACGAACGGGTGTCGGTCGGGCAAATCACCGCCGCGGCTGACATGTTGCGCCGCTATCTGACCAGTTGA